Proteins from a genomic interval of Neisseria arctica:
- a CDS encoding VENN motif pre-toxin domain-containing protein: MGATLAYINGSSPASGGSAAVAAEKAAQYLAQQYDDGQTARDPVTGEFNANLLPEHIKDEIKAATGAIAAVVGATGDGGSALGAQIGGVIGQNAVENNTAGRRFRAPQLVRNDSNIAANNLQLAQVRSFIPNFNGFPTYRNIDAEGRGVITAAEIAQMRAFAEFLRTQPRGRSQAEYVARFNNNYQAYQTPTAVTQRALNIREYLNDIQAQTGYRIEFSQRAGLTEYIRANGTARPSQQELAKRRAEFGRNKAKLIREWEQNTGQKWPTYTKPVNSSKTGLRIRNIGDKYDVHHIQPLENNGANIWQNITPARYPDQHQGGIHRSGGPLRSLQKD; this comes from the coding sequence TTGGGCGCGACCTTGGCCTACATTAACGGCAGCAGCCCCGCATCGGGCGGCAGTGCAGCCGTAGCCGCCGAAAAAGCCGCACAATATTTGGCGCAACAGTATGACGACGGACAAACCGCCCGCGATCCGGTAACGGGAGAATTTAACGCCAACCTGTTACCCGAGCATATCAAAGATGAAATCAAAGCCGCTACGGGAGCGATTGCTGCCGTGGTGGGCGCGACCGGAGACGGCGGCTCTGCCTTAGGTGCGCAGATCGGCGGGGTGATTGGGCAGAATGCGGTGGAGAATAATACCGCCGGAAGAAGATTTAGAGCCCCACAATTAGTGAGAAATGATTCTAATATTGCGGCCAATAATCTTCAATTGGCACAAGTACGCTCTTTTATACCTAACTTTAATGGGTTTCCGACATATAGAAATATAGACGCAGAAGGAAGGGGTGTTATAACTGCTGCAGAAATTGCTCAAATGAGGGCATTTGCAGAGTTTTTAAGAACGCAACCGAGAGGAAGAAGCCAAGCTGAATATGTAGCAAGATTTAATAATAACTATCAGGCTTATCAAACACCTACCGCGGTAACTCAAAGAGCATTGAATATTCGAGAATACTTAAATGATATTCAGGCTCAAACGGGCTATCGTATTGAATTTAGCCAGCGTGCAGGGTTAACTGAATATATAAGAGCCAATGGTACAGCCAGACCAAGCCAGCAGGAGTTGGCAAAACGCCGAGCGGAGTTTGGCAGAAATAAAGCTAAACTCATCAGAGAATGGGAACAGAATACAGGTCAAAAATGGCCAACCTATACTAAGCCTGTTAATTCATCTAAAACAGGGCTACGCATTAGGAATATAGGAGATAAATATGATGTACATCATATTCAACCACTAGAAAATAATGGCGCTAACATTTGGCAAAATATTACTCCTGCTAGA
- a CDS encoding VENN motif pre-toxin domain-containing protein: MSGGYGGQLNSGEAFKQSALGKSSAIAGQSMNQGAGFAPTLPQYESGGDSGTTYATLSEGRLNIGGKAATAQELGINSDAATAHRQIDALPDIREVMQKQQTVAKATADIFSAVRTFSGNMAADALKEQQQAQEQLQTALQSNDQAAIDTAAVRLDLASRAAKDWEMGGSKSRALNVVSTLATGLLGGQSDLQAAANTLAPYAAETVGKTFGQSGSHPNEAAQLLSHAVIGGLLAYANGGSFGTGAVAGAGAEAAAKAITAGLYGQEAADNPNNLTEDQKENIRSLSSAVGAFVGSIGGDSALSAQINAAVGKNAVENNYLLQQDWDKYRDTIKSCSQNQNIAACYRTAQQKLYAISKNRNEKLKAACAENGNITLCSKYVKEADLSREITKKELNSYGNNNPAKPIPAFVNYYNTPWANNPSIHYWATTINLPITDKLNYGLSLAVNRVTGEIFLGASASPNIKENNNINFLGIPSVTATAGNINNLSSIEKARLWETITNTLQGQSTTISGCGYFACVGSSKTPSGKISFEFGITTTKSPSGSIGKANMVKIGKFITD, from the coding sequence TTGAGCGGCGGCTACGGCGGACAGCTCAATTCCGGCGAAGCCTTCAAACAAAGCGCATTGGGCAAATCATCCGCCATTGCCGGACAAAGTATGAACCAAGGAGCCGGCTTCGCCCCTACCCTGCCGCAATACGAAAGCGGTGGCGACAGCGGCACCACCTACGCCACCCTAAGCGAAGGCCGTCTGAATATCGGCGGTAAAGCAGCCACCGCGCAGGAATTGGGCATCAACAGCGATGCGGCAACCGCCCACCGCCAAATCGACGCCCTACCCGATATCCGCGAGGTGATGCAGAAACAGCAAACCGTTGCCAAAGCCACTGCCGACATCTTCTCCGCCGTACGCACCTTTAGCGGCAATATGGCTGCCGATGCCCTAAAAGAGCAGCAACAGGCACAAGAACAGCTTCAGACGGCATTGCAAAGCAATGATCAGGCTGCCATAGATACAGCGGCCGTACGATTGGATCTAGCCAGCCGGGCAGCCAAAGACTGGGAGATGGGCGGCAGCAAATCCCGCGCACTGAATGTGGTTTCCACCCTAGCCACCGGCCTGCTTGGCGGACAGAGCGATTTACAGGCAGCCGCCAACACCCTCGCCCCCTATGCAGCCGAAACGGTCGGTAAAACTTTCGGGCAAAGCGGCAGTCATCCGAATGAAGCGGCACAGCTTCTCAGCCATGCCGTCATCGGCGGTTTACTGGCCTATGCCAACGGCGGCAGTTTCGGTACCGGCGCAGTAGCCGGCGCCGGTGCGGAAGCCGCAGCCAAAGCGATTACGGCAGGACTATACGGTCAAGAAGCCGCCGATAATCCGAACAACCTCACCGAAGATCAGAAAGAAAACATCCGCAGCCTCAGCAGTGCGGTAGGCGCATTTGTAGGCAGCATTGGCGGTGATTCGGCATTAAGCGCCCAAATCAATGCCGCCGTTGGCAAAAATGCGGTAGAAAATAATTACTTACTTCAGCAAGATTGGGATAAATATCGAGATACTATTAAATCTTGCTCACAAAATCAAAATATAGCTGCATGTTATCGCACAGCTCAACAAAAGCTTTATGCAATAAGTAAAAATCGTAATGAAAAATTAAAAGCTGCATGTGCTGAAAATGGTAATATTACCTTATGTAGCAAATATGTTAAGGAAGCAGATTTAAGTCGAGAAATAACAAAGAAAGAATTAAATTCTTATGGAAATAATAATCCAGCTAAGCCTATACCTGCTTTTGTAAACTATTATAATACCCCATGGGCTAATAATCCCAGCATTCATTACTGGGCTACTACTATTAATTTACCTATTACTGATAAATTAAACTACGGACTAAGCTTAGCTGTAAATAGAGTTACTGGAGAAATATTTTTAGGAGCATCAGCCTCCCCAAACATTAAAGAAAATAATAATATTAATTTTTTAGGTATACCCAGCGTAACAGCTACAGCAGGTAATATTAATAATTTATCATCTATTGAAAAAGCTCGTTTATGGGAAACAATTACAAATACCCTTCAAGGGCAATCTACAACAATATCAGGATGTGGTTATTTTGCCTGTGTAGGTAGTAGCAAAACTCCTAGTGGAAAAATATCTTTTGAATTTGGAATTACAACAACTAAATCTCCTTCTGGCTCTATTGGGAAAGCAAATATGGTAAAAATTGGAAAATTTATTACAGACTGA
- a CDS encoding VENN motif pre-toxin domain-containing protein, producing MNPAKAANTLAPYAAAAIGQQFGHGENKNEAAQILGYFALGATLAYINGSSPASGGSAAVAAEKAAQYLAQQYDDGQTARDPITGEFNANLLPEHIKEEIKSTTGVIASIVGATGDGGSALGAQIGGVIGQNAVENNFYLTENALAKTSREVRNIYKVLKDKVHKECQGGRIQECRQDVKRIIAFAQDTRFSGSYKDLQIESMQFLSDNPKILADYLTAQYEKLSREDKSILHRYITPGAEIVGGASGIVISVKGGAATCAQTFGLTCGAAAVGLASSSDHLITGLSNFGKKASEQRPTVTVQGLKKLGLSEQAANYVQLAVDTLSVGKAGMVGTTGASKVNNLKGVKHTDISKEAPAINEKVSNRNNPSTSNNLNAQAALRAKLSGLQGAQKSAVRITKLPDGRIRYYDKEVPSKKAGYTRGASFVTEYNPNNGHVRQWMENYDKNGNVIQVHPKSINGQVVSGQHYPPTGHEINQGIKK from the coding sequence TTGAATCCGGCCAAAGCCGCCAACACCCTCGCCCCTTATGCCGCAGCCGCTATCGGGCAGCAGTTCGGCCACGGTGAAAACAAAAACGAAGCCGCCCAAATACTGGGATACTTCGCATTGGGCGCGACCTTGGCCTACATTAACGGCAGCAGCCCCGCATCGGGCGGCAGCGCAGCCGTAGCCGCCGAAAAAGCCGCACAATATTTGGCACAACAGTATGACGACGGACAAACCGCCCGCGACCCGATAACAGGAGAATTTAACGCTAACCTGTTACCCGAGCATATCAAAGAAGAAATTAAATCGACTACCGGTGTAATTGCGTCTATCGTTGGCGCAACCGGAGACGGCGGCTCTGCCTTAGGCGCGCAGATCGGTGGGGTGATTGGGCAGAATGCAGTCGAGAATAATTTCTATCTGACTGAGAATGCTTTAGCTAAAACATCAAGAGAAGTTCGAAATATATATAAAGTATTAAAGGATAAAGTACACAAAGAGTGCCAGGGCGGTAGAATTCAAGAATGCCGTCAAGATGTCAAACGTATTATTGCGTTTGCTCAAGACACAAGATTTTCGGGAAGTTATAAAGACTTACAAATCGAGTCAATGCAATTCTTATCCGATAATCCGAAAATACTTGCTGATTATTTAACAGCACAATACGAAAAGCTGAGCCGTGAAGATAAAAGTATCCTCCATCGCTATATCACTCCGGGTGCTGAAATTGTAGGCGGTGCATCGGGTATTGTTATTTCGGTAAAAGGTGGCGCAGCCACTTGTGCCCAAACATTTGGCCTGACTTGTGGTGCAGCAGCAGTTGGCCTCGCTTCATCAAGCGACCATCTGATTACCGGTTTGAGCAATTTCGGAAAGAAAGCCAGCGAACAAAGACCTACTGTTACTGTTCAAGGTTTGAAAAAGCTGGGCTTATCTGAACAGGCTGCCAATTATGTGCAACTGGCGGTGGATACGTTGAGTGTAGGTAAAGCAGGAATGGTAGGTACTACTGGTGCCAGTAAAGTTAATAATCTGAAAGGTGTCAAACATACTGACATATCTAAAGAGGCACCTGCTATTAATGAAAAGGTATCTAACAGAAATAATCCCTCCACTTCTAATAATTTGAATGCACAAGCAGCTTTGCGGGCAAAATTATCTGGCCTTCAGGGGGCTCAAAAGTCAGCTGTTAGAATAACAAAATTACCTGATGGGCGTATAAGGTATTATGATAAAGAAGTTCCTTCTAAAAAAGCAGGATATACAAGAGGAGCTTCTTTTGTAACAGAATATAATCCTAACAATGGTCATGTTCGACAATGGATGGAAAATTATGACAAAAATGGAAATGTCATTCAAGTACATCCAAAATCTATAAATGGTCAAGTTGTTTCTGGGCAACATTATCCACCAACAGGCCATGAAATTAATCAAGGAATTAAAAAATGA
- a CDS encoding hemagglutinin repeat-containing protein: MADVSATKDINIRAQSIDVLADSNYGSNQQSERDVKIGSFAKVSSPLIDLLNAVEGAAESKADGRTRALQGMAAAAQGYQAYNAVSGKGVIAKVEAGVGFKTANSSQNQSYAQSQANSLTAGGNLNLQATEGDIRLHHTNAGAGDTIALDAAQNIRLESGQSRQHPRPLCRSRYRAAVRPR; encoded by the coding sequence GTGGCCGATGTTTCCGCCACCAAGGATATCAACATCCGCGCCCAAAGCATCGATGTCTTGGCCGACAGCAACTACGGCAGCAATCAGCAATCCGAGCGCGATGTCAAAATCGGCAGCTTTGCCAAAGTCTCCTCACCGCTGATTGATTTGCTCAACGCCGTAGAAGGTGCAGCCGAAAGCAAAGCCGATGGCCGCACCCGCGCCCTGCAAGGCATGGCCGCCGCCGCGCAGGGTTATCAGGCCTATAATGCCGTTTCCGGCAAGGGCGTGATTGCCAAGGTGGAAGCCGGTGTCGGCTTCAAAACCGCCAATTCCAGCCAAAACCAAAGCTATGCCCAAAGCCAGGCCAACAGCCTCACCGCCGGCGGCAACCTCAATCTACAAGCTACCGAAGGCGACATCCGGCTGCACCACACCAACGCCGGCGCGGGCGACACCATCGCCCTTGATGCCGCCCAAAACATACGCCTTGAATCCGGCCAAAGCCGCCAACACCCTCGCCCCTTATGCCGCAGCCGCTATCGGGCAGCAGTTCGGCCACGGTGA